aGATTCTCGAGGGACCCGGAGTTAAGACTCTCTTTATGAGCACGCCCAAAAGTTTGTTCTGAATTAAAATGAAGTAATATTCCACACATCTACAGCAATTTGGGACCGATTCCTCCACTTGTAGACCTTATAGATGTCCTTAGTTAAAAGTATTCCAATAGATCCATCTTGAGATTTCCAATTTTTGGATGTGCATCCTTGCACCACTCTTTATTCTAAGaatgattttgaagaagaacgaCAGAGGTTGTTCTCTTCTAGCCAACCTCTcctctctctcttctttattcAAGAGTCCAGCATTAAATGTCGTCAGGTAAAAAGCTTTTGCTAATGGGCCGATCTGGTTCTGGGAAATCTTCGATGAGGTCGATCATCTTCTCGAATTATTCGGCCTTCGATACGAGAAGATTAGGTGCCACTATAGACGTTGAGCACTCGAATTTGAGATTCCTCAATAACATGACATTGAATCTTTGGGATTGTGGAGGACAAGATATTTTTATGGAGAATTTCCTCAACAATGACAATTCCAACAATCAAAGTTCGAACACTTCAAGTAACGTCTTCCACAAATGTGAAGTGTTAATTCACGTCTTTGACGTGGAGAGCAAAGAGGTCCAGAAGGATATCGATACGTTTAAACGAGTTCTgtcaaatttgaagaagtattcACCAAATGTGAAGattttcatcctcattCATAAAATGGATTTGATTCAAGTTAATAAGAGACAGGAACTATTTGATCTTATGTTCgataagttgaagagtATAGCGTTAGATGAATATGGATTTCACATTAGAGGATTTGCCACATCTATTTGGGATGAAAGTTTGTACAAGGCATGGTCATCGATTGTTTGCTCTTTGATTCCTAACGTTTCCGTGTATGAGCGATATCTCTCAAAGCTCAACGAGATTCTGAATGCCCGTGAAATCATCTTATTCGAGAAAACTACGTTTCTTGTGATCTCCTCGACTAAAAGAATTGTCGATTCCGCAAAACGGGACGATTTGGACCCCAAGAGGTTTGAAAAAATATCCAATATCATTAAAACTTACAAGCAGAGTGTGAACAAGATCAGAACGAACTTCAGTAATTTGATTCTTCACGGAAATAACTCTTCTATCTATCTAGAAATATTGACCTCGAACATTTACATCATGATCATTATGAACAACGATAATGCACAAACAGCAGAAGCTACAAAGCAGGAAGATGCTGCAAGTCCGAAAATCATCCACTACCAGCTGAACGACGAGAATTTGGTGCTACAAGACATCAAAATCGCTCGAGATTTGTTTGAGAAGATCGAAAGAGAGAAATAGATAATTTTACACATATAGAGCAAAACTGTTATGTTATCATAGATAgaacttctttttatctCTGTCCATATCGGGTCTAAACTCCCAATCAACTTCCTCCTTAATGCCGTTCTGAATACGTCTCAATCTAAGGGTGAATTCGGGTCCAAGTTCTTGCAATCCCACACGCTCGTTGTCCTTGAAAACGTATCTGTGCAttctaaagaagatgaaatctCTCTGGTTGTGCAGCGTGATCACTTGACGTCCCTTAAACTCGGGTTTATGAGGGAGCAAGGACTGGAACAACCGTGATACCGTCTTACCCAACCTCGTGGTGAAGTTATTGAGAATGAGCTCTGGGATATGATCAGTAGGTCTGCCGTGGCCAGAAATCTGCTTCCTCTGCACTAGAGAACCAATGGAAAAATAGAACGTTGGTCCTTTGGGTAAATGCATTATAGTCATTCCATTTACCACTTTTTTGTCCTCATTAATCACAATGAGATGCGTAAATTCTCTATTACTGCAATATCCAGCCATTTCTTTCATACTGTActgtctctttctcttaACAAATGTGCAATTTGGGAAAATCTCTATTAACATGGCTGCAAACTCATATGCTTCTTTATGTGCATGTGCACTAGTTGTGATAAGTATCTTCGGCTCTTTTTCGAGATCCTTAAAGtattcatcaaaatcatcctcTCCCTCAATTTCTGCGTTCACAGTTTCATCGTAAACTCGTTTGGATTCTATAGTATCTGGCACATTTTCTTCTAGTCTTTTGGTTTTAAGCTCCGGATGAGCTTGTTCTTCCTTAGCTCTCTCTTTCCGCAGTGTGAGTCTTTCCTTTGTTTTATCATTTTGAATTTGAGCGTAGATTTTACGCCTAAGCTCCTTATTtctgatcttcttgagaatatCTGACTCAGATTTCGGCATTTTGTTGGGAAGGATAAAGAACAAGGTACTACAAGATTGATAGGTTGAATTTGTTTTtgacctttttttttttgcgcgaaatttttcagttgATGCTGAGGTGCACAGCCTCAATGGAAAgcaatcaaaaagaaaaccaCCACCTGGATGATTATTTTCCTCTTGTATAACAATATATATATCCGTCAAGATGTCCTCTTACGATGAAAATACTACTCCAGCAGTATGCGAAAGATGCTTGGGTGATAATCCTTATGTGGAGATGACCCGAGAACGAAATGGTGCACAGTGTAAGATATGTACACGGCCTTTCACAGTTTTCAGATGGAGCATTCAGAAAGGAGGAGAGTTTAAGAAGACTGCAATCTGTTTGACATGTGCCAGAACCAAAAATTGCTGTCAGTGTTGTATGTTGGATCTTAGTTTGGGTATAGATTTGAATACAAGAGATCAGCTCTTGAAAATGGCCGGCGTCAAAGACGGAGAATATTCTAAAGATGTTGTTCATAATGCCAAAAATGAGATCTCCAGAATATATAATGCCGATCAACTTGATCGTAAATTTAGTCGAGAGGAGATTAAGGATAACTCTGAGAAAGCTAAAGATGTGTTAGGAAAGATTACTAAGTTAGTGGAGAGTGGTAGTGGTAAAGGAGAAACAACCAAGAAGAGTAAGAATAAGGTGAGGGgagctgatgatgagaagattaCCAAAGAGATGCTCGTTAAATTATTGAAGACTCTTCCATTTAACGGAAATCTTAGTCATTTACCGAAGAATGAACGGATCAAGTCatttttcctatttggaGTTGGTGATGAGACGCCCAATTATTTAATCGAAGAGTTTTTTAAAGACTTGGTAAAGGATTCTACAGATAGATCGGAGAGACGGATGGTGAATGCCGTATTTGTCAATAGCAAAGGACGATTTGGCTTTATAGAGTTTAGCAGTCGTTCTATTGCCGAGATGGCAGCTAGCAAACTGAATGAGAGTAAAAGtgagaagattgataaCAAACCTAAGTTGGTGGTCATTGACAGAACGTCTGTAAGAGTATGTTGGGCAGGTAAAGTAATCACTAGTGGTAGTGATTATAGCAATAGCGAATTACATAGGATAGCACAGGTGGTACGAAAGCAGATGATAAAGCTTGCCGGAGGAGGAGGTGAGAGTACCAAAAGAATCAATGAAGAATCAGCAGCAATTACCAGAAAGAAGGCCAAGGTGGTTCATGACTACAAAGCTCTCCAAGCAGATTATGAATTATAAGCATTTACGACATTTCTATACAAGAATACCATAATATTCgcatcttctgtatctttGAGCCAAGGGTTTCCATTGGACAAGAATACGATCACTTATCGGCAATATGAGTAGTCCTGTAAGACTTAACTGCTTAACACGAGCAAGACTTTCGACGTAGACTATTTTGGTATGGCCAATTCCCAAGAATTTCATAACAAAGAGAGTATAAGCAATAGGAATTGCAGTTCCTGGGCCATTGCAGAGAAACATGTCCGGATATTCGGCTGTTGGTAATCGATAGAAGATTATAATAGCAGCGACAAATGATCTTATGCTGTTTATGGTTGCCATGAGTTTACCCTCACCAATATTTCTGGCCCGTGGCAAGAAAGTACAGCTAGTTTTGGAGTCGAAGTCGAACTTgtcttgcttcttctcaaaattAGAGATCCTGAGCATAGAAGAATCATCTCCCGATGATACTATATAGtgtcttttgaagaaattgaggTAACGGAATTGAGACAATATGCGAATCATCTCCCCAGTATGACCGCCAGATCCAAGCAGAATAAGAATGCTAATAGATTTGGAAGGACTCTCGGATACATTAGGATCGTTGGAGATATCTGAGGGAAGATCAAGTGGATTCCTAGAAGGAAGATCAAGTGGATTCCTAAATGTTGAAGGAAGAACGGAGATGAGTctaagaataagaagagtgCAAGTGATGAGAATTACCGAAGAAACTGCAGTAAAATAGGCTTCGTTCATAGcgatggatgaagatagtcGCTGTATAGTCAGTGAGATCTCCGCGCCTTTTGAgtctctatttttttctgtcTAAGCTGTCTTAGTTCTTCTTATTCAGTGAAAAATGTCATCATACGCTGCCGAACACAACATCAGAGATGACGAGgaatcagaagattctGAGGATCAGACAACACAGGTTTCAACTGGTCAAAGAATTCACCCCACGTTGAATCAGGCCCTCGCACAATTTC
This sequence is a window from Brettanomyces nanus chromosome 3, complete sequence. Protein-coding genes within it:
- a CDS encoding uncharacterized protein (BUSCO:EOG09342TBW), whose amino-acid sequence is MSSYDENTTPAVCERCLGDNPYVEMTRERNGAQCKICTRPFTVFRWSIQKGGEFKKTAICLTCARTKNCCQCCMLDLSLGIDLNTRDQLLKMAGVKDGEYSKDVVHNAKNEISRIYNADQLDRKFSREEIKDNSEKAKDVLGKITKLVESGSGKGETTKKSKNKVRGADDEKITKEMLVKLLKTLPFNGNLSHLPKNERIKSFFLFGVGDETPNYLIEEFFKDLVKDSTDRSERRMVNAVFVNSKGRFGFIEFSSRSIAEMAASKLNESKSEKIDNKPKLVVIDRTSVRVCWAGKVITSGSDYSNSELHRIAQVVRKQMIKLAGGGGESTKRINEESAAITRKKAKVVHDYKALQADYEL
- a CDS encoding uncharacterized protein (BUSCO:EOG09342XT8), which gives rise to MSSGKKLLLMGRSGSGKSSMRSIIFSNYSAFDTRRLGATIDVEHSNLRFLNNMTLNLWDCGGQDIFMENFLNNDNSNNQSSNTSSNVFHKCEVLIHVFDVESKEVQKDIDTFKRVLSNLKKYSPNVKIFILIHKMDLIQVNKRQELFDLMFDKLKSIALDEYGFHIRGFATSIWDESLYKAWSSIVCSLIPNVSVYERYLSKLNEILNAREIILFEKTTFLVISSTKRIVDSAKRDDLDPKRFEKISNIIKTYKQSVNKIRTNFSNLILHGNNSSIYLEILTSNIYIMIIMNNDNAQTAEATKQEDAASPKIIHYQLNDENLVLQDIKIARDLFEKIEREK
- the RPF1 gene encoding Ribosome production factor 1, yielding MPKSESDILKKIRNKELRRKIYAQIQNDKTKERLTLRKERAKEEQAHPELKTKRLEENVPDTIESKRVYDETVNAEIEGEDDFDEYFKDLEKEPKILITTSAHAHKEAYEFAAMLIEIFPNCTFVKRKRQYSMKEMAGYCSNREFTHLIVINEDKKVVNGMTIMHLPKGPTFYFSIGSLVQRKQISGHGRPTDHIPELILNNFTTRLGKTVSRLFQSLLPHKPEFKGRQVITLHNQRDFIFFRMHRYVFKDNERVGLQELGPEFTLRLRRIQNGIKEEVDWEFRPDMDRDKKKFYL